Proteins encoded together in one Calditrichota bacterium window:
- a CDS encoding branched-chain amino acid transaminase, with the protein MSGFDESLKIWYSGRWIDWHEATVHVMSHVVHYGSSVFEGMRCYSTPQGSVIYRLGDHIRRLFNSAKIYRMAVPYTEADVCNVCVELLKVNHQPEFYLRPVIFRGYDSLGVAPGNCPIEVVVGGWRWGKYLGPEALASGVDVCVSSWTRIAPNTLPALAKCAANYMNSQLIKMEALADGYAEGIGLDAQGYVSEGSGENLFVVFNGKILTPPLGASVLPGITRDSVLALLRDLKAEGKIHHDIQESLIPREMLYIADEVFFTGSAAEITPIRSVDRITIGGGRCGPVTAMLQERFFAVVNGEVPDQHNWLTRIAFDD; encoded by the coding sequence ATGTCCGGCTTCGACGAAAGCCTTAAGATATGGTATTCGGGGCGGTGGATTGACTGGCACGAGGCAACCGTCCACGTGATGTCCCACGTCGTCCACTACGGTTCGTCCGTCTTTGAAGGCATGCGCTGCTACTCGACGCCGCAGGGATCGGTTATCTACCGCTTGGGCGACCACATCCGACGCCTCTTCAACTCAGCCAAGATCTACCGGATGGCAGTGCCCTACACCGAAGCCGATGTATGCAACGTCTGCGTCGAACTGCTTAAGGTGAATCATCAGCCGGAGTTCTACCTGCGGCCGGTGATCTTCCGCGGCTATGACAGCCTCGGTGTGGCACCCGGAAACTGCCCTATCGAGGTCGTTGTCGGCGGTTGGCGCTGGGGCAAGTATCTTGGCCCCGAAGCGCTTGCAAGCGGGGTCGATGTCTGCGTCTCGTCGTGGACTCGTATCGCGCCGAATACCCTGCCGGCGCTGGCCAAGTGCGCCGCAAACTACATGAATTCACAGTTGATCAAGATGGAAGCCCTCGCCGATGGCTACGCCGAAGGCATCGGCCTCGATGCGCAAGGCTATGTCAGTGAAGGTTCCGGCGAGAATCTATTTGTCGTCTTCAATGGTAAGATACTAACGCCTCCACTGGGCGCCTCAGTCCTACCCGGCATAACCCGCGACTCGGTCCTGGCCCTCCTGCGCGATCTCAAGGCAGAAGGGAAAATCCATCACGACATTCAGGAGTCGCTCATTCCGCGGGAAATGCTCTACATTGCCGATGAGGTCTTCTTCACCGGATCGGCAGCCGAGATCACGCCTATTCGCTCGGTCGATCGTATCACTATTGGAGGCGGTCGCTGCGGGCCGGTCACAGCGATGCTCCAGGAACGGTTCTTTGCCGTGGTGAACGGCGAGGTTCCCGACCAGCACAATTGGCTCACCCGCATTGCCTTCGACGACTAA
- a CDS encoding acetyl-CoA C-acyltransferase, whose amino-acid sequence MNDVVITAAKRTPIGSFGGAFASLPAVRLGAAAIKGALAQNSVAPGEVDEVLMGMVLQGGTGQAPARQAAIYAGLPHSVPCTTVHKVCGSGLKAVMLGADSVRLGRAKVVVAGGMESMSNAPYYLLQARSGYRMGDGKVIDGMIYDGLWDPYGDMHMGMCGEICAADMNFSRAEQDDYAVLSYNRAIEAQKAGRFAAELTTVEIPQRGGDPIVVSEDEEPKKVRFDKIPILKPAFKKDGTITAANASKLNDGGCALVLMTSNEAVRRGIKPLARVHGQGGFAQAPEWFTTAPDQAIRRAVENTVKADGSHLSLDEVDLFEINEAFAVVALANIKLLGIDAGKVNVNGGAVALGHPIGASGARILTTLIYALADRGKTWGVAGICLGGGEAVALVVERL is encoded by the coding sequence ATGAACGACGTCGTCATTACTGCAGCCAAACGAACCCCGATCGGCTCTTTCGGAGGTGCCTTCGCGTCGCTTCCCGCCGTCCGGCTCGGTGCCGCCGCCATCAAAGGTGCGCTTGCCCAGAATAGTGTTGCTCCCGGTGAGGTCGATGAGGTCTTGATGGGAATGGTCCTGCAAGGCGGAACCGGCCAGGCGCCAGCCCGTCAGGCGGCGATCTACGCCGGGCTGCCGCATTCGGTTCCCTGCACGACGGTGCATAAGGTGTGCGGCTCGGGCTTGAAGGCGGTTATGCTCGGAGCCGACAGCGTTCGCCTTGGCCGTGCCAAGGTCGTCGTCGCCGGGGGAATGGAGTCTATGTCCAACGCGCCTTACTACCTATTGCAAGCCCGTTCCGGCTACCGGATGGGGGATGGCAAGGTGATCGACGGGATGATTTATGACGGCCTCTGGGATCCTTACGGCGATATGCATATGGGGATGTGTGGCGAGATCTGCGCCGCCGATATGAACTTCAGTCGCGCCGAGCAGGATGACTATGCAGTGCTCTCCTACAACCGGGCTATCGAAGCCCAGAAAGCCGGGAGGTTCGCCGCAGAACTGACAACAGTTGAGATCCCCCAGCGTGGAGGTGATCCGATCGTCGTCAGCGAAGACGAGGAACCGAAAAAAGTCCGCTTCGACAAAATCCCGATCCTTAAGCCCGCGTTCAAGAAGGATGGCACAATCACCGCTGCCAACGCCTCCAAACTCAACGATGGCGGTTGCGCACTGGTCTTGATGACTTCCAACGAAGCAGTGCGGCGCGGCATTAAACCGCTCGCCCGGGTTCATGGACAGGGTGGATTCGCGCAGGCGCCGGAGTGGTTTACCACAGCCCCCGATCAAGCAATACGGCGGGCTGTCGAAAACACTGTCAAGGCTGACGGCTCGCATCTAAGCCTCGACGAAGTCGATCTCTTCGAGATCAATGAGGCATTCGCTGTGGTTGCGCTGGCGAATATCAAACTGCTTGGCATCGATGCCGGGAAGGTGAATGTGAACGGCGGCGCGGTAGCGCTCGGGCATCCGATCGGCGCTTCCGGAGCGCGCATCCTGACGACACTCATCTATGCTCTGGCTGACCGAGGTAAGACCTGGGGCGTCGCCGGCATTTGCCTCGGCGGCGGCGAAGCCGTGGCATTAGTAGTGGAGAGGCTATAG
- a CDS encoding acyl-CoA dehydrogenase, which translates to MFLTDEQQMLRDMVRDFAQSEVKPIAAEIDETCRFPMENVRKMGELGLLGIVFPEQYGGAGMDYVCYAIAVEEISRVCASTGITLAAHVSLGVYPIYAFGSELQKQTWLPRLCTGEILGAFGLTEPNAGSDAAGTETTALRGSSGWTVNGAKRFITNASVSDIYSLTAVTDRAKKTHGISAFLVPRGTPGFAVERKENKLGIRGSDTAGLSFTDCQLPDDAILGTEGEGFKYFMDTLNGGRISIGAMALGIAQGAFDQALKFSQERHAFGKPISEFQMTQFKLADMATWIEAARHLIYHAAELKQRGLPFVKESAIAKLYASEVATKICEMAIQIHGGYGYCQEYPVERMWRDAKLCEIGEGTSEIQRLVIARELLKA; encoded by the coding sequence ATGTTCCTGACCGATGAACAGCAGATGCTCCGCGACATGGTGCGTGATTTCGCGCAGAGTGAAGTGAAGCCGATCGCCGCGGAGATCGACGAAACGTGCCGGTTTCCGATGGAGAATGTCAGGAAAATGGGAGAGTTGGGCTTGCTGGGCATCGTCTTTCCCGAGCAATACGGCGGCGCCGGGATGGACTATGTCTGTTATGCTATTGCCGTGGAAGAAATTTCCCGCGTCTGTGCTTCAACCGGCATCACCCTCGCTGCGCACGTCTCGCTCGGCGTCTATCCTATCTATGCCTTTGGAAGCGAACTCCAGAAGCAAACCTGGCTGCCCCGGCTATGCACCGGTGAAATCCTCGGCGCTTTCGGCTTGACCGAACCGAATGCCGGGTCCGACGCCGCCGGAACCGAGACGACGGCGCTTCGAGGCAGCAGCGGATGGACCGTTAACGGCGCCAAGCGGTTCATTACCAACGCCTCTGTCTCCGACATCTACTCCTTAACCGCGGTAACCGATCGCGCCAAGAAAACCCATGGCATCAGCGCCTTTCTCGTGCCGCGCGGAACGCCCGGTTTTGCCGTCGAACGCAAGGAGAACAAACTTGGCATTCGCGGTTCCGACACTGCCGGACTCTCCTTTACCGACTGTCAACTGCCGGACGATGCCATTCTTGGCACCGAAGGCGAGGGCTTCAAATACTTCATGGACACCCTCAACGGCGGGCGTATTTCGATCGGGGCTATGGCTCTCGGTATTGCACAGGGCGCTTTCGATCAAGCCCTCAAGTTTTCCCAGGAGCGGCACGCCTTTGGCAAGCCGATCAGCGAGTTTCAGATGACCCAGTTCAAACTGGCCGATATGGCGACTTGGATCGAAGCCGCCCGGCATCTGATCTACCATGCGGCGGAACTAAAGCAGCGCGGCCTGCCTTTCGTCAAAGAGTCGGCAATAGCAAAACTCTACGCCTCCGAAGTGGCGACCAAAATCTGCGAAATGGCCATTCAGATTCACGGCGGTTATGGCTATTGTCAGGAGTATCCCGTCGAAAGGATGTGGCGGGACGCGAAACTGTGCGAAATAGGCGAAGGAACGAGTGAAATCCAACGGCTCGTCATCGCGCGCGAACTTCTGAAGGCATAG
- a CDS encoding acyl-CoA dehydrogenase, translating to MDFTYTPEQQMVRDTIRDFALAELAAGAAERDEKEIFPHEAIRKLGELGFMGVTVPPEEGGSGLDMISYAIAVEELARVDASCAIIVSVNNSLVCYPLEKFATPEQKERLLKPLASGGKLGAFALSEPGSGSDAGAMKTTAVRDGDDYILNGTKNFITTGANSDVMIVFAVTDANKGSRGTSAYLIEKGMKGFEVGRHEKKLGIRASDCVQISLVDCRVPIANLLGGEGMGFKIALTTLNSGRIGVAAQALGIAQASLDEAVKYSQERRQFGQPLSAFQITRAKIARMAMEIEAARLLLHSACARKDRGESFIKEAAMAKLYCSELAVRTALEAVQIHGGYGYIKEYPVERYLRDSKITTIYEGTNEVMHLVIAEQILGRE from the coding sequence ATGGACTTCACCTACACCCCGGAACAGCAGATGGTGCGAGACACCATCCGCGACTTTGCACTGGCCGAATTAGCCGCCGGTGCGGCTGAACGTGACGAAAAGGAAATCTTTCCCCACGAAGCCATCAGGAAGTTGGGCGAACTCGGCTTTATGGGCGTCACTGTGCCTCCCGAAGAAGGCGGGTCGGGTCTCGATATGATCTCCTATGCCATTGCCGTCGAGGAGTTGGCGCGAGTCGATGCCTCGTGCGCCATCATCGTATCGGTCAACAACTCGCTGGTCTGTTACCCCCTCGAAAAGTTCGCTACTCCGGAGCAGAAAGAACGCCTCCTGAAGCCCCTCGCTTCGGGAGGCAAATTGGGCGCTTTCGCCCTCTCCGAGCCAGGCTCGGGCTCCGATGCCGGGGCTATGAAGACAACTGCGGTCCGCGACGGCGATGACTACATCCTTAACGGCACCAAGAATTTCATCACCACCGGAGCAAACAGTGACGTGATGATAGTCTTTGCCGTGACCGATGCCAACAAAGGCTCACGCGGGACATCGGCCTATCTCATCGAAAAGGGGATGAAGGGGTTTGAGGTAGGAAGACATGAGAAGAAACTCGGCATCCGGGCGTCCGACTGCGTGCAGATTTCTCTGGTCGATTGCCGGGTGCCGATCGCCAATCTGCTTGGCGGCGAGGGTATGGGCTTCAAGATTGCCCTTACGACGCTCAACTCCGGCCGGATCGGAGTCGCCGCTCAGGCCCTCGGCATTGCACAGGCATCGCTCGACGAAGCCGTAAAATACAGCCAGGAGCGCAGGCAATTCGGGCAGCCGCTTTCAGCTTTCCAGATTACCCGTGCCAAGATCGCCCGGATGGCAATGGAGATTGAAGCCGCTCGATTGCTGCTTCATTCGGCTTGTGCAAGGAAGGATCGCGGCGAGTCCTTCATCAAAGAGGCAGCGATGGCCAAACTCTACTGCTCGGAATTGGCTGTCCGCACTGCGCTTGAAGCCGTCCAGATTCATGGCGGTTACGGCTACATCAAGGAGTATCCGGTCGAGCGCTATCTGCGCGATTCCAAGATCACCACGATCTATGAAGGCACCAACGAGGTGATGCACCTCGTGATTGCGGAACAGATTCTCGGGCGGGAGTGA
- a CDS encoding acetyl-CoA carboxylase biotin carboxylase subunit: MLEYPPPVSILIANRGEIAVRVIRACHELGLKAVAVYSDADRTAMHVREADAAYPIGPAAATESYLRPEVLIDVALKSNCKAVHPGYGFLAENAEFARQVIEAGLVYIGSSPESIRLLGDKVKSRALMARAGVPLTPGITSGEDLTDERLAVESERIGFPVLVKAAGGGGGKGMRIVHHPDDLISAIAGARREALAAFGSGAVYIEKFITRPRHVEFQVFGDQHGHRVHLFERECSIQRRHQKIIEESPSPALDDDLRHRMGAAAVQVITAANYTNAGTVEFLLDEDRSFYFLEVNTRIQVEHPVTEMVTGIDLVAEQIRVAFGAELSFGQNDLHQHGHAVEARIYAEDARHNFLPSAGPVHYLKEPRGPGIRFDGGVESGDEVTVHYDPIVAKLIAHAPTRKTAVNRLSFALKETAILGLTTNIDFLLAVLEHPAFRSGDLTTNFIAEHLAGWKPPVSSGDERNIALLLAGLAASKHLPSEVTASDSTLPDPWAVLGRWEIASGAR, encoded by the coding sequence ATTCTGGAATATCCGCCACCTGTGTCCATTCTGATTGCCAATCGCGGTGAGATCGCTGTCCGGGTGATCCGCGCCTGTCACGAACTTGGTCTAAAGGCTGTCGCTGTCTATTCGGACGCTGACCGGACTGCAATGCATGTCCGTGAAGCCGATGCCGCCTACCCCATTGGCCCGGCGGCGGCGACCGAAAGTTACCTCCGGCCGGAGGTGCTGATCGATGTCGCCCTAAAATCTAACTGCAAAGCCGTCCACCCCGGCTACGGCTTCCTGGCTGAAAACGCGGAGTTCGCCCGGCAGGTCATCGAAGCGGGGCTTGTCTATATCGGCTCTTCACCGGAATCGATCCGTCTCCTCGGCGACAAGGTTAAGTCGCGAGCGCTTATGGCAAGGGCCGGCGTCCCGCTCACGCCTGGCATCACCTCTGGCGAAGACCTCACAGACGAACGCCTCGCTGTAGAATCCGAACGGATAGGCTTTCCGGTGCTCGTTAAGGCCGCCGGCGGCGGAGGCGGCAAGGGAATGCGGATCGTCCACCACCCCGACGACCTCATCTCCGCGATCGCCGGTGCTCGTCGCGAGGCTCTGGCTGCCTTCGGCAGCGGCGCGGTTTATATAGAGAAGTTCATCACCCGACCGAGACACGTCGAGTTCCAAGTCTTCGGCGACCAGCATGGCCACCGCGTCCATCTCTTCGAACGTGAATGCTCGATTCAGCGCCGCCACCAGAAAATCATCGAGGAATCGCCATCCCCAGCCTTGGACGACGACCTTAGGCACCGGATGGGAGCGGCGGCTGTTCAGGTCATCACCGCAGCCAACTATACTAACGCGGGGACGGTCGAGTTCCTCCTCGACGAAGATCGCAGTTTCTACTTCCTTGAAGTCAACACCCGCATTCAGGTCGAGCACCCGGTTACGGAGATGGTAACCGGCATCGATCTGGTCGCCGAGCAGATCCGCGTTGCCTTCGGGGCGGAACTCTCCTTCGGCCAAAACGATCTCCATCAGCATGGCCATGCCGTCGAAGCCCGCATCTATGCCGAGGATGCCCGCCACAATTTCCTGCCTTCGGCCGGGCCGGTGCATTATCTGAAAGAACCTCGCGGCCCTGGCATTCGCTTCGACGGTGGTGTCGAATCCGGCGACGAAGTGACAGTGCACTATGACCCGATCGTCGCCAAGTTGATCGCCCATGCTCCGACCCGCAAAACCGCTGTGAACCGCCTCTCATTCGCATTGAAAGAGACCGCCATTCTTGGTCTGACAACCAACATCGACTTCCTGCTGGCTGTCCTTGAGCATCCCGCCTTCCGGAGCGGCGACCTGACGACGAATTTTATCGCCGAACACCTTGCCGGCTGGAAACCGCCGGTTTCTTCAGGCGACGAGCGGAATATAGCCCTTTTGCTGGCAGGACTTGCGGCGTCGAAGCACCTCCCTTCCGAAGTAACCGCATCGGACAGCACCCTTCCCGATCCTTGGGCTGTCCTTGGCCGGTGGGAGATAGCCTCAGGTGCACGGTGA
- the nusB gene encoding transcription antitermination factor NusB, translating into MGSPALPSTTKRVPPDPALLLEDDDDDGLPAATCHPGDKPTRRYSREIALRALYARELKGDSAGDLLTDTLVNAGQPTPDYAVRLIELVAAHQVQVDDWIRSRVEKWEFHRIALLDRLILRLAITEMLFVPDVPLKVALDEAIELTKFYSTDQSGRFVNGILDTLSKEAREGRLITSGGAA; encoded by the coding sequence ATTGGCTCACCCGCATTGCCTTCGACGACTAAACGCGTTCCGCCGGACCCGGCTCTGCTCCTTGAAGATGATGACGACGACGGCCTCCCGGCAGCGACCTGTCACCCCGGCGATAAGCCTACGCGTCGTTATTCCCGTGAGATCGCTCTTCGGGCCCTCTATGCACGGGAACTGAAGGGAGACAGCGCTGGCGATCTCCTTACCGACACGCTGGTAAATGCCGGCCAGCCGACCCCCGACTATGCCGTGCGACTGATTGAACTCGTGGCTGCACATCAGGTGCAGGTTGACGACTGGATCCGGAGCCGGGTCGAAAAATGGGAATTTCACCGCATCGCATTACTTGACCGCTTGATCCTAAGGCTGGCGATTACCGAGATGCTTTTTGTTCCGGATGTTCCCTTAAAGGTAGCGCTTGACGAAGCCATCGAACTGACCAAATTCTATTCGACAGACCAGAGCGGCCGTTTCGTTAACGGTATCCTCGATACACTCTCAAAGGAAGCCCGGGAAGGCAGGCTGATCACTTCTGGAGGCGCCGCATAG
- a CDS encoding (Fe-S)-binding protein: MMHWCGTSSWLPAVKSASAKHCWNWFRRRKRLAKPLPLAESAAVAGELAKCVNCGLCQSVCPTYIVDGHEGKTARGKIELMKGMLSGRVTPSSSIADLFDDCLTCYACQSVCPAGVRTEALWTAARQDLAPIASTRSRKHRLLKFTVGSPALLNVTARLGGFAAGFSRKHPERARLGRFGLPLFRGAPYLPRLPDVVEPEGETIGTVGLLLGCSTNFSAPWAADAAISLLTRAGWRVVIPHTQGCCGAPAINNGEWPLARKLAQRTIALFSDPSFDRITSPDATCLSAIKSDYGHIFAGCDDKPEDLSILQGKTRQLGNIVADAAYGRQLNFGRVRAKVTIHDSCHATHLGEPARWREVLARVQGLELIEMEASRHCCGFGGSYALFHREVSTRIAGRKMDQARATGAATLLVGSPGCQIRLQSLEGERLEVRYAGEFLAATIV; this comes from the coding sequence GTGATGCATTGGTGCGGAACATCCTCGTGGCTCCCGGCCGTCAAGTCGGCTTCGGCGAAACACTGCTGGAATTGGTTCCGCCGGAGGAAGCGGTTGGCTAAACCGCTCCCGTTGGCCGAAAGCGCTGCAGTGGCCGGGGAATTGGCCAAGTGCGTAAACTGCGGACTGTGCCAATCGGTATGCCCGACCTATATCGTCGATGGTCACGAAGGCAAGACCGCGCGTGGAAAGATCGAACTTATGAAGGGGATGCTAAGCGGACGGGTCACACCGTCAAGCAGCATTGCCGACCTATTCGACGACTGCCTCACCTGCTATGCCTGCCAAAGCGTCTGCCCGGCAGGAGTCCGCACAGAAGCCCTCTGGACTGCCGCGCGTCAGGACCTTGCGCCGATCGCTTCGACACGCTCGCGCAAACACCGCCTGCTTAAGTTTACCGTAGGCTCGCCTGCATTGCTGAACGTAACGGCCCGGTTGGGAGGGTTCGCTGCCGGCTTTTCGCGCAAACATCCCGAGCGCGCCCGACTTGGCCGATTCGGTTTGCCCCTCTTTCGTGGCGCACCCTACCTACCCCGCTTACCCGATGTTGTAGAACCGGAAGGCGAGACCATTGGAACAGTTGGGCTGCTGCTCGGCTGCAGTACCAACTTTAGCGCTCCATGGGCCGCCGATGCCGCCATAAGTCTTCTTACCCGAGCCGGCTGGAGAGTCGTCATTCCCCATACACAAGGCTGCTGCGGGGCGCCGGCAATCAACAATGGCGAATGGCCACTGGCGCGTAAACTCGCGCAGCGCACTATCGCGCTATTCAGCGATCCCTCCTTCGACCGCATCACTTCCCCCGACGCCACCTGTCTGTCGGCCATTAAATCCGATTATGGTCATATCTTTGCAGGATGCGATGACAAGCCCGAGGATCTCTCCATTCTGCAAGGCAAAACCCGGCAACTTGGCAACATCGTTGCGGATGCAGCATATGGTCGCCAACTCAATTTCGGAAGGGTGCGGGCGAAGGTTACCATTCACGACTCCTGCCACGCAACGCATCTCGGCGAGCCTGCCCGGTGGCGCGAAGTCTTAGCCCGCGTGCAAGGCTTGGAACTTATCGAGATGGAGGCGAGCCGACACTGCTGCGGCTTCGGAGGAAGTTACGCTCTCTTTCACCGCGAGGTATCGACCCGCATCGCCGGTCGTAAGATGGATCAGGCCCGGGCAACCGGCGCAGCGACACTGCTCGTCGGATCGCCGGGTTGTCAAATTCGCCTGCAAAGCCTCGAAGGCGAACGGCTTGAAGTACGCTATGCCGGGGAGTTTTTAGCCGCGACTATCGTCTGA
- a CDS encoding MBL fold metallo-hydrolase encodes MARLIQEGEFAVVADGWLKIVADDFRVGLPVGQKSRLLIGLNQVVLRLAGKVVLIDTGLGDWRRPEDVGLLDFERPRKLISGLAANGVTASSIDLVIFSHLHYDHSGGGVRWAGDRFVPTFPNADYLVQNNEFRFALEPDDARRDDYCKSDVETLVNNGRLRMLKGPSEILPGLEVHPTGGHSPGHQIVVAHLPGGTLFCPGDLISTRQHANLQVTMIYDQDREQVLSERRRWIEKAKAGRWQVIFCHAHRNMVGCLA; translated from the coding sequence ATAGCGCGGTTGATTCAAGAGGGGGAGTTTGCCGTAGTCGCCGATGGCTGGCTGAAAATCGTAGCCGATGACTTTAGGGTCGGCTTGCCTGTTGGACAGAAAAGTCGGCTGTTAATCGGTCTGAATCAAGTCGTTTTGCGCTTGGCCGGTAAGGTTGTCTTAATCGACACGGGACTTGGTGACTGGCGCCGACCCGAGGATGTTGGATTGCTCGACTTTGAGCGACCTCGTAAGTTGATTTCAGGTCTTGCTGCAAATGGAGTTACCGCCTCCAGCATAGACCTCGTGATCTTCAGCCACTTGCACTACGACCACTCCGGCGGCGGCGTGAGATGGGCGGGCGACCGCTTCGTTCCGACCTTTCCAAATGCCGATTACCTGGTTCAGAATAATGAATTTCGCTTTGCGCTTGAACCCGATGATGCCCGGCGGGACGATTATTGCAAGAGCGATGTTGAGACCCTTGTCAATAATGGAAGACTTCGCATGTTGAAGGGTCCATCGGAGATCCTACCCGGTCTTGAAGTGCACCCGACAGGAGGGCATTCGCCCGGGCATCAGATTGTCGTCGCCCACCTTCCGGGCGGGACGCTTTTCTGTCCCGGCGACTTGATTTCTACCCGGCAGCATGCCAACCTGCAGGTTACGATGATCTATGACCAGGATCGGGAGCAAGTCTTGTCCGAGCGCCGAAGGTGGATTGAGAAAGCGAAAGCCGGGCGGTGGCAGGTGATCTTTTGCCATGCCCATCGCAATATGGTAGGCTGCCTGGCTTGA
- a CDS encoding 3-hydroxybutyryl-CoA dehydrogenase — MDIKQIAVIGAGTMGNGIAHVAAASGIDVTLIDVKPEFLDKALKTITGNCDRMIKKGALTEDDKSALLSRIKTATGLDETASADLVIEAVSENESLKLGIFKHLDAICRPEVMLASNTSSISITALAAATGRPDRVIGMHFMNPVPMMKLVEVVRGIATSEETTGQIAALSERLGKTPVVVEDYPGFVANRILMPMINEAIYCLMEGVADADAIDTVMKLGMAHPMGPLALADLIGLDVCLAILEVLHDGLGDDKYRPCPLLKKMVTAGHLGRKSGRGFFAYN, encoded by the coding sequence ATGGACATCAAACAGATCGCCGTCATCGGAGCCGGAACGATGGGCAACGGCATTGCCCATGTCGCCGCCGCCAGCGGTATCGACGTCACACTGATCGACGTCAAGCCTGAGTTTCTCGACAAGGCACTCAAGACCATCACCGGGAATTGCGACCGGATGATCAAGAAAGGAGCCCTTACCGAGGATGATAAGAGCGCACTCCTCAGCCGGATCAAAACTGCGACCGGCCTCGACGAAACTGCCTCGGCTGATCTCGTGATCGAAGCCGTCAGTGAAAACGAATCGCTTAAACTTGGCATCTTCAAACATCTCGATGCCATTTGTCGTCCCGAGGTGATGCTCGCAAGCAACACCTCGTCGATTTCTATAACCGCCCTCGCAGCGGCGACCGGGCGCCCCGACCGGGTCATTGGGATGCACTTCATGAATCCCGTCCCGATGATGAAACTGGTTGAAGTGGTGCGCGGCATAGCCACTTCTGAGGAGACGACCGGACAGATTGCCGCCCTTTCCGAACGTCTCGGCAAGACGCCGGTAGTCGTCGAAGACTATCCCGGATTCGTCGCCAATCGCATCCTGATGCCGATGATCAACGAAGCGATATACTGCCTGATGGAAGGGGTTGCCGACGCCGATGCCATCGACACCGTGATGAAACTCGGTATGGCGCACCCGATGGGACCCTTGGCGCTCGCCGACCTGATCGGCCTCGATGTCTGCCTGGCAATCCTTGAAGTGCTCCACGACGGGCTGGGCGACGACAAGTATCGGCCCTGCCCCTTGCTGAAGAAGATGGTAACCGCCGGTCACCTTGGGCGTAAGTCCGGTCGCGGCTTCTTCGCATATAACTGA
- a CDS encoding acetyl-CoA carboxylase biotin carboxyl carrier protein subunit has translation MKLHLSHFGDLFEATFKRDGERLTINSNDKSLEARLVLARDPQFILDVGGRLLTGYALKRNGRTFVSFEGRTWQFDEATPGTRSTGAAGTGDLSVVSPMPGTVIKVHVSIGDRVVRGQSLAIVEAMKMENEVRSPGDALVRNILVAPGRQVGFGETLLELVPPEEAVG, from the coding sequence GTGAAACTGCACCTTTCCCACTTTGGAGACCTGTTTGAAGCGACCTTCAAGCGCGATGGCGAGCGGCTCACTATCAACTCGAATGACAAAAGTCTTGAAGCGCGGCTTGTTCTTGCGCGTGATCCGCAATTCATCCTCGATGTAGGGGGACGCCTTCTAACCGGTTATGCCTTAAAACGTAACGGCCGGACCTTTGTGTCGTTTGAGGGACGAACCTGGCAGTTTGATGAAGCGACTCCCGGCACACGTTCCACAGGTGCTGCCGGAACCGGCGATCTTTCGGTGGTCTCGCCGATGCCGGGAACGGTGATTAAGGTGCACGTTTCCATTGGCGACCGGGTCGTTCGAGGGCAATCCCTTGCCATCGTGGAGGCGATGAAGATGGAAAACGAGGTTCGTTCACCCGGTGATGCATTGGTGCGGAACATCCTCGTGGCTCCCGGCCGTCAAGTCGGCTTCGGCGAAACACTGCTGGAATTGGTTCCGCCGGAGGAAGCGGTTGGCTAA